A section of the Callospermophilus lateralis isolate mCalLat2 chromosome 14, mCalLat2.hap1, whole genome shotgun sequence genome encodes:
- the Lipt1 gene encoding lipoyl amidotransferase LIPT1, mitochondrial, giving the protein MLIPFSVKNCFQLLCNHKVPAAGFKNTTRGGLILQSISNDVYQNLAVEDWIHDHVNLEGKPVLFFWRNSPCVVIGRHQNPWQECNLNLMREEGIKLARRRSGGGTVYHDMGNINLTFFTTKKKYDRMDNLKLIVRALNAVQPQLDVQATKRFDLLLDGQFKISGTASKIGRTTAYHHCTLLCSTDGTSLSSSLKSPYRGIKSNATTSIPSLVKNLLEKDPTLTCEVLINAIAAEYAAYHQIDNHINLINPTDETLFPGINSKAKELQTWEWIYGKTPKFSIDTTLNVLYEQSHLEIKLFIDIKNGRIEICNIEAPDHWLPLAICDKLNSSFIGSKFCPTETTMLTNILLRTYPEDHELHSKWNILCEKIRGIM; this is encoded by the coding sequence ATGCTGATCCCATTTTCAGTGAAGAACTGCTTCCAGTTGCTTTGTAATCACAAGGTTCCAGCAGCAGGCTTTAAAAACACTACAAGAGGTGGGCTCATTTTACAGTCAATTTCCAATGATGTATATCAAAATCTGGCTGTAGAAGACTGGATCCATGATCATGTAAACCTAGAAGGCAAGCCAGTTCTTTTCTTTTGGAGAAATTCTCCCTGTGTTGTGATTGGTAGGCATCAAAATCCCTGGCAAGAATGTAACCTGAATCTGATGAGAGAAGAAGGTATAAAACTGGCTAGGAGAAGAAGTGGAGGAGGAACAGTCTACCATGATATGGGTAATATCAATTTGACTTTctttacaaccaaaaaaaagtatGATAGAATGGACAATCTGAAATTAATTGTGAGAGCACTGAATGCTGTCCAACCCCAGCTGGATGTTCAGGCTACCAAAAGATTTGACCTTTTACTTGATGGTCAGTTTAAAATCTCAGGAACAGCCTCAAAGATTGGCCGGACTACTGCTTATCACCATTGTACCTTATTATGTAGTACTGATGGAACCTCTTTGTCTTCTTCACTAAAGAGCCCTTACCGAGGGATCAAGAGCAATGCCACTACTAGCATACCTTCTTTAGTGAAAAATCTTTTGGAAAAAGatcccactctgacctgtgaagtaCTGATAAATGCTATTGCTGCAGAGTATGCTGCTTATCATCAAATTGATAATCACATTAATCTAATAAATCCAACAGATGAAACACTGTTTCCTGGAATAAATAGCAAAGCCAAAGAACTACAAACTTGGGAATGGATATATGGCAAAACACCGAAGTTTAGTATAGACACTACTTTGAATGTGTTATATGAGCAATCACACTTGGAAATTAAATTATTCATAGATATAAAGAATGGAAGAATTGAAATCTGCAATATTGAAGCACCTGATCATTGGTTACCACTGGCAATATGTGACAAGTTAAATTCAAGTTTTATTGGCAGCAAGTTTTGCCCAACTGAAACTACCATGCTGACAAACATTTTACTTAGAACATACCCAGAAGACCATGAACTACATAGTAAATGGAATATTCTTTGTGAAAAAATTAGAGGAATAATGTGA
- the C14H2orf15 gene encoding uncharacterized protein C2orf15 homolog: MGFSFSKSTTQVSAMRMDSKVDSHLMQGTEKSRLKPVTLLFQNTKKIRLEDTNQENFSRIEGIGPGSFSKKALGSVVYVKESDGLEMTDVE, encoded by the coding sequence ATGGGATTTTCATTTAGTAAATCTACTACTCAGGTATCTGCCATGCGAATGGATTCAAAAGTGGACAGTCACTTAATGCAAGGGACTGAGAAAAGCAGGTTGAAACCAGTGACTCTGTTATTTCAAAACACCAAGAAAATAAGGTTAGAAGACACAAACCAAGAAAACTTTTCAAGAATTGAAGGAATTGGCCCAGGATCTTTTTCAAAGAAAGCCTTGGGTTCAGTGGTATATGTTAAAGAAAGTGATGGACTAGAAATGACAGATGTGGAATGA